A single Ruficoccus amylovorans DNA region contains:
- a CDS encoding AAA family ATPase, translating to MSDKDDKNPLEELQNQIQDMIRKNPGLANMGMGVQQPGPQHVEPPPPEEKEKDEEILRRIREFSLKPKEIRDHLNRYVIKQAEAKKVLSVAICDHYNHVRQCLENSKLRDREYSKQNILLLGPTGVGKTYLMRNIARLIGVPFIKADATKFSETGYVGYDVEDLVRDLVKAANNNVELAQYGIIYIDEIDKIASAGETGGKDVSGRGVQINLLKLMEDTEVNLFAPNDIMGQMQAMMSMQRGGKKQQPQSISTRHILFIVSGAFDKLAESVKKRVEAASIGFAANHDDTDTDPYAYLKQSSSADFIKYGFEPEFIGRIPVRVACESLQSEDLAEILTSSEGSLLNQYRSDFAGYDISFNITTEAIQEVARQAHAEKTGARGLMTVLERLFRNYKFELPSTAIKSFEVTTDTLTEPEHALKELIVENLHLQDEVWKTDLARFTEAFRNTHGFTLTFEDEAAEVIITAATEADKTIRAVCEEKFKDFQHGLQIISRNTEKTEFTITAAAAKDPDKELSQWVVASFRGE from the coding sequence ATGAGCGACAAAGACGACAAGAACCCGCTGGAAGAACTTCAAAACCAGATCCAGGACATGATCCGCAAGAATCCCGGCCTGGCCAACATGGGCATGGGCGTGCAGCAGCCCGGACCCCAGCATGTGGAACCGCCCCCGCCCGAGGAAAAGGAGAAGGACGAGGAAATCCTGCGGCGCATCCGCGAGTTCAGCCTCAAGCCGAAGGAAATCCGCGACCACCTCAACCGCTACGTGATTAAACAGGCCGAGGCGAAAAAAGTCCTCTCCGTCGCCATCTGCGACCACTATAACCACGTGCGCCAGTGTCTGGAAAACTCCAAGCTGCGTGACCGCGAGTACAGCAAGCAGAATATCCTCCTGCTCGGCCCGACCGGCGTGGGCAAGACCTACCTCATGCGCAACATAGCGCGGCTCATCGGTGTGCCCTTCATCAAGGCCGATGCCACCAAGTTCTCCGAAACCGGCTACGTCGGCTATGATGTCGAGGACCTCGTGCGCGACCTGGTCAAGGCCGCCAACAACAACGTCGAGCTGGCCCAGTACGGCATCATTTATATCGACGAGATCGACAAGATCGCCAGCGCCGGGGAGACCGGCGGCAAGGATGTCTCCGGACGCGGCGTGCAGATCAACCTGCTCAAGCTGATGGAGGACACCGAGGTCAACCTCTTCGCCCCGAACGATATCATGGGCCAGATGCAGGCCATGATGTCCATGCAGCGCGGCGGCAAAAAACAGCAGCCCCAGTCCATCAGCACGCGGCACATCCTGTTCATCGTCAGCGGGGCCTTCGACAAGCTGGCCGAATCGGTCAAAAAACGCGTCGAGGCCGCCTCTATCGGTTTCGCCGCCAACCACGACGATACCGACACCGACCCCTACGCCTATTTAAAGCAATCCTCCTCGGCCGACTTCATCAAGTACGGTTTCGAGCCGGAGTTCATCGGGCGTATCCCGGTGCGCGTCGCCTGCGAATCCCTCCAATCCGAAGACCTGGCCGAGATCCTCACCTCATCCGAGGGCTCGCTGCTCAACCAGTACCGCAGTGACTTCGCCGGGTACGATATTTCCTTCAACATCACGACCGAGGCCATTCAGGAAGTCGCCCGCCAGGCCCACGCCGAGAAGACCGGCGCACGCGGCCTCATGACCGTGCTGGAGCGGCTGTTCCGCAACTACAAGTTCGAGCTGCCCTCGACCGCCATCAAGAGCTTTGAAGTCACCACCGACACCCTGACCGAACCCGAGCACGCGCTCAAGGAGCTGATTGTGGAAAACCTCCACCTTCAGGACGAGGTCTGGAAGACCGACCTGGCACGCTTCACCGAGGCCTTCCGCAATACGCACGGCTTCACCCTCACCTTCGAAGACGAGGCCGCCGAGGTCATCATCACCGCCGCGACCGAGGCCGACAAAACCATCCGCGCCGTGTGCGAGGAAAAGTTCAAGGACTTCCAGCACGGCCTCCAGATCATCAGCCGCAACACCGAAAAGACCGAGTTCACCATCACCGCCGCCGCCGCCAAAGACCCCGACAAGGAGCTTTCCCAGTGGGTCGTCGCCAGCTTCCGCGGAGAGTGA
- a CDS encoding metalloregulator ArsR/SmtB family transcription factor: MSVIQVYKCLCDEQRLRILNLLQEGPLCVCHLMEILEADQVKISKQLRYMKQLGMVESERCAQWMIYRLADGGNPLLVENLKCLQDCAGESLAFAADLRKRREVTARGRLDETLCKSVPEIRAEA; encoded by the coding sequence GTGAGCGTTATTCAGGTGTACAAATGCCTCTGCGATGAGCAGCGGTTACGCATTCTCAACCTCCTGCAGGAAGGGCCACTGTGTGTGTGCCACCTGATGGAGATTCTGGAGGCCGACCAGGTCAAGATATCCAAGCAACTGCGCTACATGAAGCAACTTGGGATGGTGGAATCCGAGCGTTGCGCACAGTGGATGATTTACCGCCTGGCCGATGGCGGAAACCCGCTGCTGGTGGAAAATTTAAAATGCCTGCAAGACTGCGCCGGAGAATCGCTTGCCTTTGCCGCAGACCTGCGCAAGCGCCGTGAAGTCACCGCTCGCGGGCGTCTGGATGAAACCCTTTGCAAGTCTGTGCCCGAGATCCGGGCTGAGGCCTGA
- a CDS encoding permease, with product MLLNLPERPLERLADFVVYGGLGLDPESRLGGAVHFFFYDTAKIFLLLAVMIFVIGVIRTWLPQERLRRWMGTGGITGNFIAALFGALTPFCSCSSIPIFISLLRAGVPLGVTFSFLITSPIINEYLVILMAGEFGLPITAAYVGSGLIMGTLAGAVLGRMKIGRWIEPDIAGMAAGEGAENFDSFGSRLRHGVGEAWGVIRQIWLWVLVGVAVGAFIHNYVPQEMIQRAISSTGVFSVPIAVLLGVPMYGSCAAIVPVAVVLFEKGIPLGTALAFMMAMAALSLPEAVMLRRTMQLPLIALFFGITTLAIILTGYLLNLLAAFL from the coding sequence ATGCTGCTGAACCTGCCGGAGCGGCCGCTTGAGCGGTTGGCGGACTTCGTGGTTTACGGCGGACTGGGGCTCGATCCCGAGTCACGGCTCGGCGGGGCGGTCCATTTCTTCTTCTACGACACGGCCAAGATATTCCTGTTGCTGGCGGTGATGATCTTCGTGATCGGCGTCATCCGCACCTGGCTGCCACAGGAGCGCCTGCGCCGCTGGATGGGGACGGGCGGGATCACCGGAAACTTTATCGCGGCACTTTTCGGGGCGCTGACGCCGTTCTGTTCCTGTTCGTCGATCCCGATTTTTATCAGCCTGCTGAGGGCCGGCGTACCACTTGGGGTGACGTTTTCGTTTCTGATCACTTCCCCGATTATCAATGAATACCTCGTTATCCTGATGGCGGGCGAGTTCGGGTTGCCGATCACGGCGGCATATGTCGGCAGCGGGCTGATCATGGGCACGCTGGCCGGAGCTGTACTCGGACGGATGAAGATCGGACGCTGGATCGAGCCGGACATCGCCGGAATGGCGGCGGGCGAAGGAGCGGAGAACTTCGACAGCTTCGGCTCACGCCTGCGACACGGCGTGGGCGAGGCGTGGGGAGTCATCCGCCAGATCTGGCTCTGGGTGCTGGTCGGGGTGGCCGTGGGCGCCTTTATCCACAACTACGTGCCCCAGGAAATGATCCAGCGCGCGATCAGTTCGACGGGGGTGTTCTCGGTCCCGATCGCGGTTCTGCTAGGAGTGCCGATGTACGGAAGCTGTGCGGCGATCGTGCCGGTGGCGGTTGTGCTCTTTGAAAAAGGCATTCCGCTTGGGACGGCGCTGGCTTTTATGATGGCGATGGCGGCACTGAGCCTGCCCGAAGCGGTCATGCTACGCCGGACGATGCAGCTACCGCTCATCGCACTGTTTTTCGGGATCACCACGTTGGCGATCATCCTGACCGGCTACCTGCTCAATCTGCTCGCGGCTTTTCTCTAG
- a CDS encoding DNA translocase FtsK, with product MFRSITGALTQSKLTDRLKQWVNSFAREEEDGPLESAPEAPEKAPVQPAAAVAEPAPVEEPDQYREREQAWEREWARVEAWSEELAERQALREQRKNAQAQMMGDCLYNIEMILQAPRASEEDPEPEPEAEAMPADSAPAVEPVIGYESGELDGYSLPGTAFLRADGDYPDADMSAAELDDLHQRLQQTFDNFAVDALVCDSTVGPRVTQFRVKPGYGVRVESIAGLDNNIALALKASAVRIQAPIPGEPYVGVEVPNTRSRTITLGEALKSEVWQNSTAAIPVALGMDIAGQFQFCDLAKAPHLLIAGSTGSGKSVCINNIILSLLYRFQPGELELVLVDPKRVELAMYRELPHLIHPVVDDAKQACQALKWLVREMETRYEIMAERRVRNIAGFNTKARQEGFSPMPYIVLIIDEMADLMMTAKDDVETPIARLAQMSRAVGIHLILATQRPSVNIITGVIKANFPTRVAFKVSSQIDSRTILDGKGAETLQGKGDMLYTPPGQSRLRRLQSPFVDDDEILRVTDFIREQAPPRYRVELDPEDVPGGGEGSGEEFADGADPMLMDALAVVASTGKASTSFLQRKLKIGYNRAANLVEEMEVRGHIGPQVGSSPREVFVTPNDLPR from the coding sequence ATGTTTCGTAGTATCACCGGAGCCCTCACGCAGTCAAAGCTCACTGACCGTCTGAAGCAGTGGGTGAATTCCTTTGCGCGTGAAGAGGAAGACGGCCCGCTTGAATCCGCCCCTGAGGCTCCGGAAAAAGCCCCCGTCCAGCCCGCTGCCGCCGTTGCCGAACCCGCGCCCGTCGAGGAGCCGGACCAGTACCGAGAGCGTGAACAGGCCTGGGAGCGAGAATGGGCCAGGGTAGAGGCATGGAGCGAGGAACTGGCTGAGCGCCAGGCCCTCCGCGAACAGCGCAAAAACGCCCAGGCCCAGATGATGGGGGACTGCCTGTACAACATTGAAATGATCCTTCAGGCCCCCCGCGCCAGCGAGGAGGACCCCGAGCCCGAACCGGAAGCCGAGGCCATGCCCGCGGATTCCGCTCCTGCTGTCGAGCCGGTTATTGGCTACGAGAGCGGCGAGCTCGACGGCTACTCCCTGCCGGGGACGGCCTTCCTGCGTGCCGACGGGGATTACCCGGACGCGGACATGAGCGCAGCCGAGCTGGACGACCTGCATCAGCGGCTCCAGCAGACTTTTGACAACTTCGCGGTCGATGCACTCGTGTGCGACTCCACGGTTGGGCCGCGCGTGACGCAGTTCCGGGTCAAGCCCGGCTATGGCGTGCGCGTCGAGAGCATTGCCGGGCTGGACAATAATATCGCCCTCGCGCTCAAGGCCAGCGCCGTCCGTATCCAGGCCCCGATCCCCGGCGAGCCCTACGTCGGCGTCGAAGTGCCCAACACCCGCAGCCGCACGATCACCCTCGGAGAGGCGCTCAAGTCCGAAGTCTGGCAAAACAGCACCGCCGCCATCCCGGTGGCACTCGGGATGGACATCGCCGGGCAGTTCCAGTTCTGCGACCTGGCCAAGGCCCCGCACCTGCTCATCGCCGGTTCGACTGGCAGCGGTAAATCCGTCTGCATTAACAACATTATCCTCTCGCTGCTCTACCGCTTCCAGCCCGGCGAGCTGGAGCTGGTCCTCGTCGATCCCAAACGCGTCGAACTGGCCATGTACCGCGAACTCCCGCACCTGATTCACCCGGTGGTTGATGACGCCAAGCAGGCTTGCCAGGCACTCAAGTGGCTGGTCCGAGAGATGGAAACGCGCTACGAGATCATGGCCGAACGCCGTGTGCGCAACATCGCCGGGTTCAACACCAAGGCCCGGCAGGAGGGTTTTTCCCCGATGCCCTACATCGTGCTCATCATCGACGAGATGGCCGACCTCATGATGACGGCCAAGGACGACGTGGAGACGCCCATCGCCCGGCTCGCGCAGATGTCCCGCGCCGTCGGCATCCACCTCATCCTCGCCACCCAGCGCCCGAGCGTGAACATCATCACCGGCGTCATCAAAGCGAACTTTCCGACCCGTGTTGCCTTCAAGGTCTCTTCGCAAATCGACAGCCGCACCATCCTCGACGGCAAGGGCGCGGAAACCCTGCAGGGCAAGGGCGATATGCTCTACACGCCCCCGGGCCAGTCGCGCCTGCGGCGGCTCCAGAGCCCCTTCGTGGACGACGACGAGATCCTGCGCGTGACGGACTTCATCCGTGAGCAGGCCCCGCCGCGCTACCGCGTGGAGCTGGACCCCGAGGACGTGCCCGGCGGCGGCGAAGGCTCCGGCGAAGAGTTCGCCGACGGGGCCGACCCGATGCTGATGGACGCGCTCGCCGTCGTCGCCTCCACCGGCAAAGCCAGCACCAGCTTTCTCCAGCGCAAGCTCAAGATCGGCTACAACCGCGCCGCCAACCTCGTCGAGGAGATGGAAGTGCGCGGCCACATCGGCCCGCAGGTCGGCAGTTCGCCGCGTGAGGTCTTCGTCACCCCTAACGATCTTCCCCGCTGA
- a CDS encoding succinate CoA transferase: MEATLDKSKSSLPFPVLSAEEAAEMVNHNQVIGFSGFTPAGAAKAVPRALAAKARVEHEAGRPFQIGVLTGASTGASLDGELARANAISWRTPYQSDSDLRALINKGDTNFFDMHLSVVPQYVRYGFFGKIDWAVVEACDVTAEGEIVLTTSVGVSPTYCRYADKIIIELNSAHPAALRGIHDIYEPLDPPNRREIPVYSVSDRIGTEAVKVDPKKIVGIVHTNIPDEARPFKDLDPTTKKIGENVAEFLAREMHAGRIPKTFLPIQSGVGNVANAVLSALGEHPDIPAFDMYSEVVQDSVVDMMLEGKINFVSGTSLSVSNAKLQLIYDNLDEFRKRMVLRPQEISNNPEVARRIGIISINTAIEVDIFGNINSTHILGKSLMNGIGGSGDFTRSAYLSIFTCPSEAKGGKISAIVPQCSHIDHSEHSVQAVVTEQGYANLRCKSPKLRAEAIIEKCASPSYKAILKGYCEHAKGGYTPQTLNLAYAMHQQFLKTGNMHDVDWEAVTAE, from the coding sequence ATGGAGGCAACCCTCGACAAATCCAAGTCCAGCCTGCCCTTTCCCGTCCTGAGTGCGGAGGAAGCGGCGGAAATGGTAAACCATAACCAGGTCATCGGCTTCAGCGGCTTTACCCCCGCCGGAGCCGCCAAGGCCGTGCCCCGCGCCCTCGCCGCCAAGGCCCGGGTCGAGCACGAGGCCGGACGCCCCTTTCAGATCGGTGTTTTGACGGGAGCCTCGACCGGGGCTTCGCTCGACGGTGAGCTGGCCCGCGCCAACGCCATCTCCTGGCGCACGCCCTACCAGTCCGACTCTGACCTGCGTGCGCTCATCAACAAGGGCGACACGAACTTCTTCGACATGCACCTGTCGGTCGTTCCGCAGTACGTGCGCTACGGCTTTTTCGGCAAGATCGACTGGGCCGTGGTCGAGGCCTGCGACGTGACTGCCGAGGGCGAGATCGTCCTGACCACCTCGGTCGGCGTCTCTCCGACCTACTGCCGCTACGCCGACAAGATCATCATCGAGCTGAACAGCGCCCATCCGGCCGCGCTGCGCGGCATCCATGACATTTACGAACCGCTCGACCCGCCCAATCGCCGCGAGATCCCGGTCTATTCGGTCAGCGACCGCATCGGCACCGAGGCCGTAAAGGTGGACCCGAAGAAGATCGTCGGTATCGTCCATACGAACATCCCGGACGAAGCCCGCCCCTTCAAGGACCTCGATCCGACCACTAAAAAGATCGGCGAGAATGTGGCCGAGTTTCTGGCCAGGGAAATGCACGCGGGCCGCATCCCGAAGACCTTCCTGCCGATCCAGTCCGGCGTGGGCAACGTCGCCAATGCCGTGCTCAGTGCGTTGGGCGAGCACCCGGACATCCCGGCCTTCGACATGTACAGCGAGGTCGTGCAGGACTCCGTCGTGGACATGATGCTGGAGGGCAAGATCAACTTCGTCAGCGGCACCTCACTGAGCGTCAGCAACGCCAAGCTCCAGCTCATCTACGACAACCTGGACGAGTTCCGCAAGCGCATGGTTCTGCGCCCGCAGGAGATTTCCAACAACCCGGAAGTTGCCCGCCGCATTGGCATCATTTCGATCAATACCGCGATTGAAGTGGACATTTTTGGCAACATCAACAGCACCCACATCCTCGGCAAGAGCCTGATGAACGGGATCGGCGGCTCGGGCGACTTTACCCGCAGCGCCTACCTCTCGATCTTCACCTGCCCGTCCGAGGCCAAAGGGGGCAAGATCAGCGCCATCGTCCCGCAATGCTCGCACATCGACCACTCGGAGCACTCCGTGCAGGCCGTCGTGACCGAGCAGGGCTACGCCAACCTGCGCTGCAAGAGCCCCAAGCTCCGCGCCGAGGCCATCATCGAAAAGTGTGCCAGCCCCTCGTACAAGGCCATCCTCAAGGGCTACTGCGAGCATGCCAAGGGCGGCTACACCCCGCAGACCCTCAACCTGGCCTACGCCATGCACCAGCAGTTCCTCAAGACGGGCAATATGCACGATGTGGACTGGGAGGCAGTCACGGCTGAATAA
- a CDS encoding polyhydroxyalkanoate synthesis regulator DNA-binding domain-containing protein → MPVTEIDTILIRRYPNRRFYDTSRSGHVTLEEIRDMVAEGYSIQVEDSKTGEDITTRILLQVIMEFDAPKLDILPRQLLCEMIRINDRLARECLGQYFASAFSSFNELRERTAAIQRLPSPKIPPRLSAPAVADSRPHE, encoded by the coding sequence ATGCCAGTTACCGAAATCGATACGATCCTTATCCGCCGCTACCCCAATCGCCGCTTCTACGACACCTCGCGCAGCGGCCACGTCACACTTGAGGAAATCCGCGACATGGTGGCCGAAGGCTACAGCATTCAGGTCGAGGACTCCAAGACGGGAGAAGATATCACCACCCGTATCCTGCTCCAGGTTATCATGGAGTTTGACGCCCCTAAACTCGATATCCTGCCCCGCCAACTCCTGTGCGAGATGATCCGCATCAACGACCGTCTCGCCCGCGAATGCCTGGGCCAGTACTTCGCCAGTGCCTTCAGTTCCTTCAATGAACTGCGCGAGCGTACGGCGGCTATTCAACGCCTGCCCTCCCCCAAGATCCCGCCGCGCCTGAGCGCTCCCGCCGTCGCCGACTCACGGCCCCATGAGTAA
- the lpxA gene encoding acyl-ACP--UDP-N-acetylglucosamine O-acyltransferase, with translation MIHPTAIIESGAQLGEGVRVGAYAYIGAEVRVGAGSIISHHATVEGNTEMGCDNQVFPYAYIGAKTHDLKFQGGNPGLKIGDRNVFREYTNVHLATKDAEYTVLGNDNVVLAYSHIAHDCIIGDRLVMSSHSALGGHVVVGDHVVIGWGVGVHQFCRLGSHVMAGACSKIVQDVPPYMIADGNPAEVRTINKIGLERRGFTPEQIELIRSMYRIFYRQGLNRSQAVEKLKAHPQADDALVAAMLEFTARSERGFS, from the coding sequence ATGATTCATCCCACCGCGATTATCGAGTCCGGCGCTCAGCTCGGCGAGGGCGTGCGTGTCGGCGCCTACGCCTACATCGGGGCCGAGGTCCGGGTCGGCGCGGGGTCGATTATCTCGCACCACGCCACCGTCGAGGGTAACACCGAGATGGGGTGTGACAACCAGGTTTTCCCCTACGCCTACATCGGGGCGAAGACGCACGACCTGAAATTCCAGGGCGGCAACCCCGGCCTGAAAATCGGCGACCGCAATGTTTTCCGCGAGTACACCAATGTGCACCTCGCCACCAAGGACGCCGAGTACACGGTGCTCGGCAACGACAATGTCGTCCTCGCCTACAGCCACATCGCCCATGATTGCATCATCGGTGACCGGCTCGTCATGAGCAGCCACTCGGCGCTCGGCGGGCACGTCGTGGTCGGCGACCATGTGGTCATCGGCTGGGGCGTCGGGGTACACCAGTTCTGCCGGCTCGGCTCGCATGTGATGGCCGGTGCCTGCTCGAAAATCGTCCAGGATGTGCCCCCGTACATGATCGCCGACGGGAACCCCGCCGAAGTCCGCACCATCAACAAGATCGGGCTGGAGCGCCGGGGCTTTACGCCGGAACAGATCGAGCTGATCCGCTCGATGTACCGGATTTTCTACCGGCAGGGGCTGAACCGCTCCCAGGCCGTCGAGAAGCTCAAGGCTCACCCGCAGGCCGACGACGCCCTCGTGGCGGCCATGCTGGAGTTCACCGCCCGCAGCGAACGCGGGTTTAGCTGA
- a CDS encoding HU family DNA-binding protein: protein MAGNLTKRDIVLAIYDKTNFPQKEVRETVQLTLDCIADALAEGRNVELRNFGVFEVQVRKSRIGRNPNRPETDVVIPTRAVIKFKAGKELKAALKDIDLDKLQEEKRGAGDSSDD from the coding sequence ATGGCCGGGAACCTTACCAAGCGGGACATCGTGCTTGCCATCTATGACAAGACCAATTTTCCGCAAAAAGAAGTCCGGGAAACGGTTCAGCTGACCCTCGACTGCATCGCTGACGCGTTGGCCGAGGGCCGCAACGTCGAACTGCGCAATTTTGGCGTGTTCGAGGTGCAGGTGCGCAAGAGCCGGATCGGACGCAACCCCAACCGACCGGAAACGGACGTGGTCATCCCTACGCGGGCAGTGATCAAGTTCAAGGCCGGCAAAGAACTCAAGGCGGCGCTTAAGGACATCGACCTGGATAAGCTGCAGGAAGAGAAGCGCGGCGCGGGCGACAGCTCTGACGACTAG
- a CDS encoding bifunctional UDP-3-O-[3-hydroxymyristoyl] N-acetylglucosamine deacetylase/3-hydroxyacyl-ACP dehydratase: protein MKQRSILRDVSIKGKALHTGEEVNLTLKPAPANHGIVFRRVDLYGKPEIKPDVSLVSELIRSTTISSGHTKIHTIEHVLSALNGMAVDNVLIEMDASEPPILDGSAKHFVNLIQQAEPVELDAEREYIELTEPVSVTNGSSSLIALPYDGLKVTCTSADDRGIHTQHVSMDIDPETYVAQIAPARTFTIYEDIEELLKLGKIQGGSLDSAIVIKGDKILSKEPLRFKDEFARHKVLDVVGDICLLGKPLKAHIIAVRTGHALNARLCEAIVKSLNKPKAKKDTRGPQQVLPGETELDIRRILDTLPHRYPFVMIDRVIEITDNGDRLVAVKNVTYNEPYFLGHFPGQPVMPGVLQVEAMAQSAGILMLRRISSENKIAFFMSCDKVKFRRAVIPGDQIVIEVRLTKNRGNRIGVAEGICKVNDKVVSSAELMFTIAEAGGDM from the coding sequence ATGAAGCAACGCAGTATCCTCCGAGACGTCAGTATCAAGGGCAAAGCCCTGCATACCGGCGAGGAAGTCAACCTCACTCTCAAGCCCGCCCCAGCCAACCACGGGATCGTTTTTCGGCGCGTGGACCTCTACGGCAAGCCTGAGATCAAGCCCGACGTTTCCCTCGTGAGCGAACTGATCCGTAGCACGACCATTTCCAGCGGGCATACGAAGATTCACACGATCGAGCACGTGCTGAGCGCCCTCAACGGCATGGCCGTGGACAACGTCCTGATCGAAATGGACGCCAGTGAGCCGCCCATCCTTGACGGGTCTGCCAAGCACTTTGTCAACCTGATCCAGCAGGCCGAGCCGGTTGAGCTGGACGCCGAGCGCGAGTACATCGAGCTGACCGAGCCGGTCTCGGTCACCAACGGCTCCAGCTCGCTCATCGCGCTGCCCTACGACGGGCTCAAGGTCACCTGCACCAGCGCCGACGACCGGGGTATCCACACGCAGCACGTCTCGATGGATATTGACCCGGAGACCTATGTAGCCCAGATCGCCCCGGCCCGCACTTTTACCATTTACGAGGACATCGAGGAACTGCTCAAGCTGGGTAAGATCCAGGGCGGAAGCCTCGACTCAGCCATCGTCATCAAAGGCGACAAGATCCTCTCCAAGGAGCCCCTGCGCTTCAAGGACGAGTTCGCCCGTCACAAAGTCCTCGACGTGGTCGGGGACATCTGCCTGCTGGGCAAGCCGCTCAAGGCGCACATCATCGCCGTACGCACGGGCCACGCGCTCAACGCCCGGCTGTGCGAGGCCATCGTCAAGAGCCTGAACAAGCCCAAGGCGAAAAAAGACACCCGCGGCCCGCAACAGGTGCTGCCCGGCGAGACCGAGCTGGATATCCGACGGATTCTGGACACGCTGCCACACCGTTACCCCTTTGTCATGATCGACCGGGTCATCGAGATCACCGATAACGGAGATCGGCTGGTGGCGGTCAAAAATGTCACCTACAACGAGCCGTACTTCCTCGGGCACTTCCCGGGGCAGCCCGTCATGCCGGGCGTCCTCCAGGTCGAGGCTATGGCGCAGTCGGCGGGCATCCTGATGCTTCGCCGCATCAGCTCGGAGAACAAGATCGCGTTCTTCATGAGCTGCGACAAGGTGAAGTTCCGCCGCGCGGTCATCCCCGGCGACCAGATCGTGATCGAAGTCCGCCTGACCAAGAACCGCGGCAATCGCATCGGCGTGGCCGAGGGGATCTGCAAGGTCAATGACAAGGTCGTTTCTTCCGCCGAGCTCATGTTTACCATCGCCGAAGCCGGTGGGGACATGTAA
- a CDS encoding histidine phosphatase family protein: protein MTRVIIIRHGETEWNLQARYQGQENSPLTARGVAQAEAVAGRLAGLPLDAIISSDLQRAVDTADLIAARHPQTPRFSDERLRERDFGKLTAMTRAEALEKYPEEEKSYLSHDPDYRIPGGESLRDVYDRTAAALDEWAARYEGKTVCIVTHGGVLGQFLRYVLGIPLNHRRAYKFVNCAFTEFTCEDGRWLLHTWGDTHHLTELGAEDDIR from the coding sequence ATGACCCGAGTCATCATCATCCGCCACGGCGAAACCGAATGGAATCTTCAGGCACGCTATCAGGGGCAAGAGAACTCCCCGTTGACTGCCCGTGGCGTCGCCCAGGCCGAGGCCGTGGCTGGACGCCTGGCCGGGCTGCCGCTCGATGCGATTATTTCCAGCGATCTCCAGCGGGCAGTCGATACCGCCGACCTCATCGCTGCGCGGCATCCGCAGACTCCGCGCTTTAGCGATGAGCGGTTGCGCGAACGTGACTTCGGAAAACTCACAGCGATGACCCGGGCCGAAGCGCTCGAAAAATACCCCGAAGAGGAGAAAAGCTACCTCAGCCACGATCCGGATTACCGCATCCCCGGCGGCGAGAGCCTGCGCGATGTTTACGACCGCACGGCTGCGGCTTTGGACGAGTGGGCAGCCCGTTACGAGGGCAAGACAGTGTGCATCGTTACCCACGGCGGAGTGCTGGGGCAGTTCCTGCGCTATGTACTGGGCATCCCGCTGAACCACCGCCGCGCCTACAAGTTCGTCAACTGCGCTTTTACGGAATTCACCTGCGAGGACGGCCGCTGGCTGCTCCACACCTGGGGCGACACCCATCACCTGACCGAACTTGGCGCTGAAGATGATATTCGCTGA
- the efp gene encoding elongation factor P, translating to MASPTEIRKGRVLTYQDAPHLVLDMQHRTQGRQAGFVQVTLRNLNTGSSTNVKFRSTDSVEFCHTSTAKLEYSYIDDLGYHFLDPETFEDSVLPSEICDEIAKFLIETKVYDVLLVDDKPVEVNLPAAVEMKVVDAPEGVKGDTASNVQKPVITETGLSVQVPLFIKKDEVIRVSTETGDYLGRA from the coding sequence ATGGCATCACCCACCGAAATCCGCAAGGGCCGCGTCCTCACCTACCAGGATGCGCCGCACCTCGTTCTGGACATGCAGCACCGCACGCAGGGCCGCCAGGCCGGCTTCGTGCAGGTCACCCTGCGCAACCTCAACACCGGTTCGTCCACCAATGTGAAGTTCCGCTCGACCGATAGCGTCGAGTTCTGCCACACCTCGACGGCCAAGCTCGAGTACTCGTACATCGACGACCTCGGCTACCACTTCCTCGACCCCGAGACCTTCGAAGACAGTGTCCTGCCCTCGGAAATCTGTGACGAGATCGCCAAGTTCCTCATCGAGACCAAGGTGTACGACGTCCTCCTCGTCGACGACAAGCCGGTCGAAGTCAACCTCCCCGCCGCCGTCGAAATGAAGGTCGTGGACGCCCCCGAAGGCGTCAAGGGTGACACCGCCAGCAACGTGCAGAAGCCCGTCATCACCGAAACCGGCCTCTCCGTCCAAGTCCCCCTCTTCATCAAGAAGGACGAAGTCATCCGCGTCAGCACCGAGACCGGCGACTACCTCGGCCGCGCCTAG